The genomic interval GGGTCCCGGGCTGGGCGTCCTCCCGAACCTCCACCGTCAGGGAGCTCTCTGCAAACACGGGGCTGTTGTCATTGGAGTCGAGGACAATGACTTTAATCAAAGCAGTACCTGATTTTGGTGGCTCCCCGTGATCGGTGGCCGTCAGCACGAGGTCGAAGGAGGAGTGCAGCTCCCGGTCCACCTCCTTAACCACGACAAGCTCCGCATGCCTTGTCCCATCGGAGCTGGAGACGACCTCCAGAGCAAAGTGCTCACTGGGGGAGAGGGCGTAGGAGCAGCGGGCGTTGGGGCCAGCGTCAGCATCCAGGGCTCGATCCAGCGGGATCCGCGTCCGCAGGGATGCGCTCTCCGAgatctccagctccagctcggGCGTGGGGAACCGCGGCGCGTTGTCATTGACATCCATCACCTGAACCTTCACGTGGATCAGGGCCGGGTTCTGGGCAGCCAGCACGTCGAAGGACACCCAGCAGGGATCACTGTGGcggcacagctgctccctgtccaCCCGCCCGGCCGTGCTGAGCACCCCATCCCCGCTGCCCACATGCAGCGGGAACCTGCCGGGGGTCTCCATCAGCTGGAAGGTCTCGGCCGCCTCGCCGCTCTCGCCGCCCTCAAAGTGCTCGGCCAGGCTCCCTATGACAGTTCCCGGGGGCACCTCCTCCAGCACCCGGTACTGCACCGTGAACGTGGCCACCTCCTGGGCATCGGCGCTCAGGAACAGGTACCACCACCAGAGCGCCGGCAGCCGCAGGGCCGAgcggctcagccccagcacgctgctggcagagcccccgcggccccgccgcgctgccATGGGCTGTCCCGCCGGCCACCGCATCCCCGCAGAGTCCTCAGGGCCACCGcagggcctcaccatcctctCCCATCTCCGAGGGCCGTGGGCTCCAGCCAGAGCTTGGAAAGGAGGGGAAGTCAcaagcagggctggtggctgtTCCCCGCGCTGCCATCACCGGGGCTCCCCGGCCGGGACAGCCCGGAGCGGAGGGACCGTCCCCGGAGCAGCCACCGGCCGGCTGGccgggctggggatggagcggCAGACATCCTATGGAAACCCCACCTACAGGAAAAGGGAGGACCGGGCTGGTACAATGCCGGGGCGGGGTGGGGGCTCGTGGGGCGGCACAGCCCGGCGGCGAAAGGGTGTGGAAGTGCCCTCCGATCCCAGCCTCGGGGGACCGTCACCACTGTCACCTGCAGAGCACACTGCCCAGAAGATGGGATTCCTGCAGTCCCTGACCCACCACAAACCTCTTGTGCTTCAGGAAGAGGTGATGGACTCCTGCTTCTTCATTGACTCAAAGCCTTGTTCTCCACACTTCTACATCTCAGACTTTGACATTTTGCCTAAATCCAAGTGCAAtccctgctccttgctctgCCTTTGGAGGGCGATGAGCCCAAGTCACCTTTCCCAGTACAGAGGTGCTGATGTCACCAGTTCCAGCTGGACACACCAAAATGAGCTGATGAATCAGCAGGAGCGTGGCCACGCCAAACACAGCCGGGAGGGCatgagggaaggagggaggcgCTGGCAGACACAGCCTGTGTCCGTTCAggcctctccccatccctgcatccggctgtcctggctgctccctctctTGGCACGTGCTCCATCCCAGCTTGGCTCACCACTGATTTCCCTGGCGTCACTCCTGCACCATCAAATCCCTTCTTGGCCTTATTTCAGCACCTCACCCTGAGCCCCCACCTTCAGGCTGCCCAGCTGTTGCACCGGTATCACCACAGCTGGccagctgtgcacacacaggtaGCACACCCTGAAGGTGTTCCACGTATTCCtcctgagcctgcagagcccccagaccccaggCTGGGTTTGCTTTGGTCTCGAGGTGACAGAAGGCACTCAGGACAGGGAAGGTCGTGTGGAACtttccttggctgctctggagcaTTCTCAAGGTGTGGTTGAAGCCCCACCAGCCACGGCATCTTTGTGTCTCCACACCTTCCAGGCAGCCTCCAGCAGCCTTTGGTGTCCTTGCCCACCTCGCCCTCTCCTCttgcttttccagccttgatgggcacccctgtcccccccagccTATTCCCAtctctcccagctcccctcaCACTCTGAATTTCCCAGGTGAGGCTCTGCTGTCATCACTTTTCTTCGCCATGGTGAATTTTGGTGCTCCAAAGAGCAGCAAAGCCAAAGCCACCTCAGTGCCACGAGCTGTGCCCTCGGCGCAGCGGGAGGAAGGGACGGTGCTGCGGGGGGTGGCCGGAGCCCGGTGCTATTCCTGGGCTCGGCCCCAGCTCCAGGTGACCTTTGCCAAGTCAtttccctgctttgtgctcGCGCTTCCTCCTGCGCAGCCCGGGGCTCTCCCGGAGGGATGATCCCGCCTGCTCCCGCCCGCTCCCGCTGCCCGCGGAGCTCCGGCTGGAGAAGCGGATGTCTCACAGCCCGTGCCCGATTTTGGGAGGGGAGGTGGGAAGGCCACTTCCTTCTGCTGGGGCTGTTATCCCTCCACCTCGCGGGTTTttaatgcttttccttttcagggatGGAGCGGAACAGAAGAACCACACTGGAGCATCACAAGGGAAAGGACATAATATGACACCCCAGGACCGTGAGAGTTCCCCGAGGAGCCCTGCCTGGGTTTCCTTGCCCCATCACCTCCCAATCCCACTGCAGAACAAGCCACTCTCCCCCAGTGCCCATGTTTAACCCATCACTGACACCACAGGAGGTGAATTACCCCTGACTCCAGCACCCACCTGCCAGACCCCACTTGCTACCATCCCCACCCCTCAGCTGGGAGGATCCCAAACCTCCAAACCACTCATTTTTCtccccaggtgggattttgacTACCAGTTTGctcagggaaaggctgggaggagaAGTCACTGTCACCAGGCTGTGAGCCCCCTGagcactgtccccagcctggctgtacAGATCCCAGCACTGGTGactgcccaggaggagctggaggagctcctGCATGAATTATTGATGATTCTTCCAGAATAAACCCCTACAGACCAGGCCTGTGACCCTCAGCCAGCAGAACAttcccagctggcaggaggaTGCTGCAAAAGCATGGCTGAGCTGCAAATCAGTGCCGTGGAGGGAGATGGACAGAAAGCTGcaagaaaataggaaagaaaaacgGGGTCGAGCTGAGACTTGCCAGAagcacaggcagggaaatgAGATCTGGTGCTAAAAACAAAACGTGTCTCCTCCTGTTTCCTGTTCACACCCCAGCAGGCTCCCGACGTGCTTCAGGACCTCCGTGACCACTGTGGTGgctgcaaacacaaaaatccTCCTCTAAGGTTTACACTGCACCTGAACCCTTTCATTTAAAGCTCAGGAAGGATTGAATTCTTACAGCACTTCATGCATTCACTGTGTGCAATCACTGTGGGCTTCCTTCAGCTCCTGCCCGACGCTGTccgtgcccagagcagctggaaatgccaTTTTCAGGAGTGCCAAcctggctctctgcagctcagctgctccccaggctccagagcagggcacGGGCACACCCTGAGCTCCCAggggtgcagagctgtgctggaggcacCACTCTCCCTGTCCATCAcctggcagagagcagcaccacCAGGTCATTTCGAGCTCTACTGCACAGCTGGAGATGTTCAAACTTTGTCATTTTGGGCTGACACGGTGCTAGCCTGGGACCAGGAGCTGTGCCATAACACATAACACATAACACATAACAGCGGAGGGCAGCTCAAAATGAGAGTGAAGAGGCTTTTCCACATCTAATAATTTTCTCTGataaagacaggctgagagctggggaAGTTCCCCTGGACAAGAGGAGGCTCCGGGCAGACTTTgaagccccttccagtgcccaaggcctccagagctccaggggggtttgggcaccatttccagggatgcacagggtgggactgttggggggtctgtgcagggccaggagctggacaggCTGATCCTTGTGGGCCCCTTCCAACTgtggatattccatgattccatgaattTTCAGCCCTTCAAAGACAGCCTTTGCTCCTTTAGAAGTGTCACTCCCTTTTCAGTGGCCAGCAATCCCTCCCTGAGCACGaggtgtgtgaggagcagctgcacaagGGAGCCAAGAgccttccccatccccagctgcctgcagggaccTGCGAGGCTCCCGGGGGCCCTTTCTCAGGAGGAAGGACGTGATTCCCCCTCTGACACCAGGCACGGAGCTCTGCAGGAGGTGCAGGGACCTTCCCTCAGGGTGAGCTGAGCTCATCTCCCCACAACCAGCAGGTGACACTGGCTGAAGGTGACACTGGCTAAAGATGACCTCGGCTGAAGATGACACTGGCTGAAAGTGACACCGGCTAAAGGTGACACTGGCTGAAAGTGACACCAGCTGAAGGTGATACCAGCTGAAGGTGACCTTGGCTAAAGGTGACCTCGGCTAAAGGTGAACTTGGCTGAAGGTGACACCGGCTGAAGGTAACACTGGCTAAAGGTGACCTCGGCTGAAGGTGACACCAGCTGAAGGTGACACCAGCTGAAGGTGACACCAGCTGAAGGTGGCACTGGCTAAAGGTGACACTGGCTGAAGGTGACACTGGCTGAGGGTGACACCGGCTAAAGGTGAACTCAGCTGAAGGTGACACCAACTGAAGGTGACACTGGCTGAAGGTGACACTGGCTGGAGGTGACACCGGCTGAAGGTGACCTCGGCTGAAGGTGACACCGGCTGAGGGTGACACCGGCTAAAGGTGACACCGGCTGAAGGTGACCTTGGCTGAAGGTGACCTCGGCTGAAGGTGACACCAGCTGAAGGTGACACTGGCTAAAGCTGACCTCGGCTGAAGGTGACACTGGCTGAAGGTGACACCAGCTGAAGGTGACCTCGGCTGAAGTGACCTCCCCGTGCCACCCGCTCCATCCTGGCCCGGGCTGCTCATCCTTCCCCTCCATCACAGCCACCCGGGTGTCCTTGcgggctcctgcagggctgcccgCCCGGGGCTCCCGGTGCCTGCCAAGGCCGGGGCGGGCCGGGAAGGCGCAGCCCCGGCGGTGCCTGCGCTGTGCAGTTGGATCACTCCACCACGAGAGCCCACTGCTGCTCCGCGCTGGGCTCCGCCGCTGTCCCCGCCTGTCCCCGGCGCCGCCCGAGGGGCTGGGGGCGCTGAGCCCCCCAAACTCTCCCCACAGCGGGGCTGCGATCGCCCTTCCCCCGACGGACGGTCCCGGGGGTCTCcgccgcccccagccctgcagggagccttGGGcgatgctgcagctgcctcccctCCATCCTCAGCGGATGCTCTGGGTCCCTCCCTGTTTGCCACGGGTTTCGGGTGTTTCCCTCCGTTTCACCGAATTTTAGGGTGTTTCCCCCGGTTTTGCATAGTTTAAGGTGTTTCCCTCGCTTTCACACGATTTTAGGACGTTTACATGATTTTAGGCAACACTGCAGTATCACAGCAGAGTCTCCCCCAAACCCCGCTGTAGCCCCACATCCTACCTCCACCCTGCAGAAGGTGTCCCTTCCTGCAGGGCAACACCTTAATTaggggggaaataaaagggGGTGCGGGCGATCCCTGGTGAGGACAGAGTTAATTATGGATGTAGCAGCTCCTGAAAGCTTCCCCAGGCAAAAACCTGGTTTTgagcaaagctgctcctgcctgccggGCTCCgggagctgccctgcacagagggGACGATAAGGAGAGTTATTGTTGCTCCGTGCTCATAAAAGAATTATTAttaaggaggagaagaaagttGTAAGTGAAGTAAATTGGGCCAGGCTGGGTGTTTGAATAGACAGGAATAATGTTATGGTAATGTCATGcacggctctgctgctccaggacccTGACGTGTTTTATAAAGCCCGGTGCTACAAAAAGCAATTCTGTgagcagagagaggaagagCTGGCCAAAGAGAAACGAGGAGAAGCTGTAAAAATGATGTTTTATTGTGTGGGAGAAAGCAATGAGTTGAGATCTAACCCTTGATGTCCTTCTGGAGGAGAAAGCTGGCAGCATATTGTCGCTCGCTTGTATGATTTAATTTGCTATTCTAAGTCTTACAGTAATTTCTTTCCTGTGCTCCAAAAGCTTGTATCTAAATTTCTGTTTGCAAATGAAACACATGGAAGAACTCCCCAAGGCTCGGGCCTCAGAGCTGGATCTTCCCAGAGTGCAGGGGGCTGCTTGACAGGACGGGGGCAGGGggcacccagcagcaccaccttcCACTGCCACTGTGATCTGATTTTAGTTTGACAACCCAAAACACCTGAGCACCAGCCCGGGGtgggctccctgtgctgcacagggtAAGTGATGGATCCGGGCTGTGACATCAATCAGACCTTTACGAGTCCCCAGCGGCTGCAAATCAATAAGTGCCAGCAATAATTACCcattttgtctttctctttATTAATATTTAGACGTTTTTAGTCTTTTCTCTCTAAACATGACGTTTCCCTGCTGTGGGTGTCCTTCAGAGGGAGCTGTCAGGAAAGCTCCTGTTCCTCTAATTACAGGCTTTGTgctggatggagctgctccctgagcaggAATGACAGAGCCACCAAAGCTGGGGACggctctgcagcctcagcctgggCAGGTGACACTGGTGATGTCCCCAGGGGGAGGGTGCAGCCTCTCTGGGTGTCACAGTGCAGATCTTGTGACGGTCACAAGGGGTCATCTTGTGATGCTCTCCAGCTCTTGCTGGGGGTGACCACAACCCACAGATGTCATTTAAAgagatcatggaatggttttggttggaaaggaccttcaatcccatccagtgccacagGAAcacttcccactgtcccaggttgttccaaaccctgtccagcctggccttgggcactgccagggatccaggggcagccacagctgctctgggcaccctgtgccagggcctgcccatgCTCACAGAGAGAATTTCTTAATTAGAAGTCCCTGGAGGTGATTGTCTCCTCAGGGGTGCTGTTAGGGATGTAGACATTGCAAACAAAGCCCTCTTTTGACATGGAAAGGGGAGAAGGACTCCACAATTTTCAATGGAAATGACAGCCCTTATCTCCTTTAACACGGGTGTGAGAGAGCTGATAATGCCCTATCAGCCCTGGAAAACAAATGGGAACAAATTCGAAACAGAAAACAACCCTCCCAAAAAGTAATATAAATTATGGTTTTTGTGGAGACAAAAAGTTTCCAGCAAGTCCAGCTTTAAAGcaaaagcagggctggaaataAGTGAGAGGAGGGATCCTGGAGCATCTGGCACGTCGGGAAtacctccagctcctgcaggaacaggTAAAGCCATCTCttgtccagctgtgcccacagggatCTGTGCCAGGGATCTGAGGGCAGACCTGGCTTTTCCAGCGTGGGAGAGGTGAAGCTGTATCCTGACTTCTGGGGCTGTCCAGCAGAATAAATCCTTGGGGGGATCTCAgaggctgctccctccccaggcactgcagacacCGAGGGCCTGTGCCCAACACGGGAGGAGAAACTGGGACTGCAGAGatctcagggctgggcagggaccgTGCTctgacagccccaggagcctgcagggctcCGGTTTCACCTCTCCTGATCCCTCTGTGCCACCTCACCCAGGTTCTCCCCAGGGTGACAGAGCCACCTCAGCATCACCCCACTGAGGGCGACAGTGCCAACCCCACCTttgggacagcacccagggatggggacagagaggtGACCACAGTGAGGATGACCACAGCAAGGGTGACCACAGCAAGGGTGACCTCAGGTCTCCTCATCCCTTtgcacagagatgctgcaggctctgcccagAGTCCCACGTGGACTTCCTCTCTGGTGCCAGCACCTCCAGATGTTCAGCCAGCTGTGATGTGCCATTATCACCTCTTGCctctgctgtgtcactgctctTCTCTCACTCACGTCCACTGGGGGCAGGACACGTGTCCCCTGTCACTGGCTCCACCCAACATGCAATCAGGAGCTGCATCCTCTGCccccctctgctctggctgtttgcccgaggggccgggggggctggcaggggcaggaccGTGTTCCAGCCCCCCAGTGTGGGAAAAGGGGCTGTGGCATGAGGCAAAGAGGGGCTGGAAGCTCCTCTGTGCCATATAAACAATGTAATGAGGACACCGTGAGTGTGGAAATATCTTTCGCTGGAAAACAATTCCAGATGATGCAACTTCCAGCTACTGCCAGGGGActgagcacagctccccagctAGGGCAAGgacccaggcagctctgctggccactcccaggcaGTGTGGGACAGGTAAAACCAGGGCAGGTAAAACCAGAAGAGATGCTAAAGCTGTCCCACgcaggctgggccagccctagagcccagctgggacccagctcctgcctggggacagtgacaccccTGGGCTGGACTTCTGGGGGCTGGATGGGTCTTGAACCTCCTGGCTGAGCATTCCTGGGGCCAGACATGGGTCTGGGGAGGTGCAGCCTCTGTGAGTGGGCAGCAGTGAGTCCTGGGATACCGAAACATCCCACCCCAGCTTTTCCAGAGGGACACGTCCCTCGAGCCCTGCTCGGGTGCCCGGGCCATGTCACAGGTAGGTGATCTCGATGACATTGGGCTCAGCACTCCCGAGGGgaaggtggtggctgcaggagcagtggcaGGTCACTCCAGCCGAGCCCATCTTGCCGTAGGGATCCAGGCACCTCCATTGTGTCAGGAGCACGGTGTCCATGTGCTGGGCCATGGGCTCGTGGTGCAGCGTGACCTGCACCGTGCGCAGCTGGGGGCCGTAGTGCACCAGCAGCACGATGAACACGGCCAGCAGCACGAAGAGCACCACGATCACCGAGATCACCGGCAGCGCGTCCGATTTCTTGCTCACGCTCCTGACGATGGACACGGGGGTGAAGGCGGCCACATCCTGGGGCTCGGGCTGTCTCAGCTGGCTGCCGGCCACCGAGGCGTTCATGGCTCAGCGGGGTGACCTGCCACGGGGACAGGGTGGTGACCACCGAGCCCGTCCCTGGCCTCATGTCCTGCCCTCGAGCCCGCAGCTCCCGCACACGTGCGACTGCCAGGGAATGGGACGGTACCGTgagtgtcccctccctccctcggGCTCGCAGCACGGGGGAAGCTTTGGTGGTGAAGCGTGGGGCTCGCAGGATGATGcaatccctgcatcccctgtcCTGGGTGCCTTTGGACACCACACCCGGCTCTTGTGGGGAGCCCTCTGCCCACCCCTCtccgcccccagccccacggTGCTGATCCAGGACCAAACCCCACGGGGACCTCCCAGGGGGGCCCAACCCCTCGGTAAACACAAGATCCCGTGGAGCCAGCACGGGTGGGAGCAGGGGgcagtgaggaaggaaggaagaagagccctgccagccccccgGGGTACCTGGGCgtccctgctgcctggggaCCATCATCTCCGGCGGCGGGGCGAGCAGGACGAGCTGCGGGCTGGCTCTCGGGGAAGGTGCAGCCGGACTCACCTCGGAAGTTGCCACGTcacggcccggccccgccgccgccggggctcCCGGGGCACTCGGGGAGCGCCCGCTCATCCCGGGCAGCGCGGCTCCATCCCGCCGCTGCCACATCGGCGCTGCGACCCTCCTGTCCCCCGGCGGGACAAGCGCCCTTTGTCTGGGGAGAAGaaccctccctccccccttcgGCTGCAGGAAACCTCCCTGCTGCCACCGGCGGGGCGTGAAAATTGAATGCGGTGAAGGAATGGGTGTAAAAATTCCCCCTGGGCATGTGAGGTGTTTGCACAGCCCGGCACACCCACGCTGTGCTCCGGGCTGGaagggctctgtccccagggaggaTGGTCCCTGCCGGGGTCCCACTGCTGCAGAATCTGCCCATttgccagcagggctgtggggtgagTCCATGGGG from Zonotrichia leucophrys gambelii isolate GWCS_2022_RI chromosome 13, RI_Zleu_2.0, whole genome shotgun sequence carries:
- the SMIM33 gene encoding small integral membrane protein 33, with the translated sequence MNASVAGSQLRQPEPQDVAAFTPVSIVRSVSKKSDALPVISVIVVLFVLLAVFIVLLVHYGPQLRTVQVTLHHEPMAQHMDTVLLTQWRCLDPYGKMGSAGVTCHCSCSHHLPLGSAEPNVIEITYL